In the genome of Sphingopyxis sp. YF1, the window CGCGACGAGTGCCTATGTCTCGATCCACAATATGGCGACGTGGATGATCGACCGCTTCGGCGGCGCCGGGATCAAGGCGCGCTTCCTGCCGAGCCTCGTCAGCATGGAAAAGATCGCGAGCTATTGCCTGACCGAACCGGGTTCGGGGTCGGACGCCGCAGCGCTCAAGACCACCGCGAAGCGCGAGGGCGACCATTATGTGCTCAACGGCACCAAGCAGTTCATCTCGGGCGCGGGCTACAACGACATCTATGTCTGCATGGTCCGCACCGGCGACGAGAAGTCGAAGGGGATTTCCTGCCTGGTCGTCGAAAAGGACACGCCGGGGCTCAATTTCGGCGCGCCCGAAAAGAAGCTCGGCTGGAATGCATCGCCTACGGCACAAGTGATCTTCGAGGATTGCCGCGTGCCGGTCGAAAACCTCGTCGGCGCCGAGGGCGACGGCTTCCGCTTCGCGATGGCGGGGCTCGATGGCGGCCGCCTCAACATCGGCGCCTGCTCGCTCGGCGGCGCGCAGCGCTGCCTCGACGAGGCGATCGCCTACACGAAGGACCGTCAGCAGTTCGGTCAGCCGATCGCCGATTTCCAGAATACGCAATTCACCCTCGCCGACATGGCGACCGACCTCGAAGCCTCGCGCGCGCTGCTCTATCTCGCCGCGGCGAAGGTCAGTGCGAACGCCCCCGACAAGTCGCGCTTCTCGGCGATGGCGAAACGGCTCGCGACCGACAATGGCAGCAAGGTCGTCAACGACGCGCTGCAACTGTTCGGCGGCTACGGATATCTGAAGGATTATCCGATCGAGCGTTTCTGGCGCGATCTCCGCGTCCATTCGATCCTTGAGGGAACCAACCAGGTCATGCGGATGATCGTCGGACGGGACCTG includes:
- a CDS encoding acyl-CoA dehydrogenase family protein yields the protein MTDQFQLTDDQLAIQDMARKFTADRITPFAAEWDEKSHYPVDVWKAAGELGFGAIYVAEESGGIGLGRLEAALIMEAMAYGCPATSAYVSIHNMATWMIDRFGGAGIKARFLPSLVSMEKIASYCLTEPGSGSDAAALKTTAKREGDHYVLNGTKQFISGAGYNDIYVCMVRTGDEKSKGISCLVVEKDTPGLNFGAPEKKLGWNASPTAQVIFEDCRVPVENLVGAEGDGFRFAMAGLDGGRLNIGACSLGGAQRCLDEAIAYTKDRQQFGQPIADFQNTQFTLADMATDLEASRALLYLAAAKVSANAPDKSRFSAMAKRLATDNGSKVVNDALQLFGGYGYLKDYPIERFWRDLRVHSILEGTNQVMRMIVGRDLLRQ